The sequence below is a genomic window from Gallaecimonas xiamenensis 3-C-1.
GCTGACATATTCTTCTCTCCTGCCTCAGTCTCGATGCTGGGGTTTTAACGCCGCCTTGGCCCTGCGGTTCTGGGGCCGCTCCGTCGCAGCATTCAATTTGTATTACGATATGACTGACGAGTGTAGAGCGAAGAAAACGCAGGTTCAACACCTAAAGTTAACCTTTAGGGAATTCCGTTAACGTCAACGATGAAAGTACTGCCATGGCGGGAGCTCTGAGACTGGTCAGATAAGTTAAAGGCCCCGTTGCGGGGCCTTTGCCATCACTGCTCCAAGACGCTTTGGTAGCTGTCCAGGGCCTTGGGATCGATCACCGGCCAGCCTTGCTGCCATTGGATGGGAGCTATCTTGAGCTTCTGCAGGCCGTTATCAGCCCCTTCGTAGGCGTGGAAAACCAGCAGATCCTGGCCGTCAAAGCGATAGACGCTGTTATGGCCCAAGCCAGGCCAGGCGCTGTTGCCCTTGAGGATCACAGTGCCGCCCCCCTGGTCTAGATCCTTGCCTTCCTTGTCCAGGTAAGGCCCCGTTACCGACGCAGAACGGCCGACCGCCAGGTGGTAGGTGCTGTCCTGGCCACGGCAGCACAGGCCCAGTGACACGAAGAGGTAGTAATAGTCACCGTGCTTGAAGATAAAGGGGGCTTCCAGTTCACCTGGGCCGGCCTGGCTGTCCGGCGTGAAAGCCGGGCGGGCCTGGCGGGCAATGCTGTGCCATTGCTGGGGTTCGGCCAGGCGGGTCAGGCTGGGGTCCAGTTTGACGATCTTAAGGCCATCCCAAAAGGAACCAAAGCTCATCCAGGGGGTACCTTCATCGTCAAAAACCACTGCCGGATCAATGGCATTCCACAGATCTCGCCCCGGCACCGACTGCAGGACTATGCCCTTGTCCTGCCAGCCGTATTCAGGGCTGCTTCTGTCCAGGGTCTTGGTGACCGTGACGCCGATGGCCGAGGTGTTCTTACCGAAGGCCGATACCGAATAGTAGAGGTAGAAGCTGCCGTTGTGCTGCACCAGATCCGGTGCCCATAGGTGCCCGGCAAAGTCGGGGATGGCGCTCCTGGCCCAGCTGGGCTCAGGGTCAAACACCGGCCCATCCAGTTGCCAGTGCACCTTGTCTTTGGAGTGGTATTGGGTAATGCCAGGGCCCGTTGAAAAGAGGTAGTAGGTGTCACCGTCCTTGGCCATGACAGGGTCGTGGATACTGACTTGCTGGGCACAGGCACTGCTGGCCAGCAAGGCACAACCCAGCAACAGTTTCAGGGGGTTTGGGGGCTGCATAAAGGCTCCTTAATTAGTATTGTATTACTTTTCTGCCGGACCCAGTCTAACGGCAAGCTGGGGCCAGACAAAACCCCTGTCGCCCCATCACTCCCCCAGTAGCCTTTCTTTCTGGCGCCAGGCCGGTCAGCCGCAGGCCAAGCTCCCTATTAGGGTCTTTGCAAACTGTTAGCAGGCTTGCAACACCACACAAATTAGTAATACGATACGACTTTACGCGTACGTTAACCATTACAACCCTATACCATGACGGTGCCGTAAAGCAGCAAAAAGGTGGCACCTGCTGGTCATAACCCGGGGGAAGCGGTAGTGAAAAACCAGAAACTGTCGGTGCTGGAAAAAGTCGGTTTTGGGGCCGGCGACATGGCCGTCAACGTGGTGATGTCATCCATGATGTTGATCATCACCTTCTTCTATACCGACGTTTTCGGCCTGAAGGCGACCGATGTAGCCGTGCTGTTCCTGGTGGTGCGCCTGATCGACGCCTTCACCGACCCGATGATGGGCATGCTGACCGACCGCCACACCACGCGCTGGGGTCGCTACCGCCCCTACTTCCTGTTCCTGTCGGTACCTTTTGGTATTGCCGTCTTCCTGACCTTCAGTACCCCAAACTGGGATTACAACGCCAAGCTGGTGTGGGCTTACGCCACTTACATCTTCGTGACCCTGATGTTCACCGCCGTCACCATTCCCTACATCTCCATCATAGGGGTGCTGACCGACGATCCCAAAGAGCGACTGTCCGCCAACGGCTATCGCCTGTTCTTCGCCAAAGTGGCTGCTTTCCTGGTCACCATAGTGGTACCTATCCTGGCCGAAAGCTGGGGAGGCAAAGCGCAGCTGGCGGCCGGTTACCAGGCCGCCATGGGACTGATGGCACTGATGGCCTGCCTGCTGTTCCTGTTCTGTTTTTTCACCACCACCGAGAGGGTACAGCATCAGGTGGAGCGCAAGCCCCTGAGCGAACAGCTGGCCACCTTGTTGAAAAATGACCAATGGCTGGTGCTGTGCGCCGTCTGTGTGGTGGGCACCATAGGCTATGTGGTGCGCGGCTCGGTAGCGGCCTACTACGCCAAATATTTCCTGGGCGGGGACGCCACGCTGATGTCCATGTTCCTGTCCACCGGCGTGGTGGCGGCCATTCTGGCCATGGTGGCCTCCACCTGGATCACCAAGCGCTACTGTAAGGTCAAGCTGTTCAGGGTCAGCCAGATTGCGGTC
It includes:
- a CDS encoding arabinan endo-1,5-alpha-L-arabinosidase — translated: MQPPNPLKLLLGCALLASSACAQQVSIHDPVMAKDGDTYYLFSTGPGITQYHSKDKVHWQLDGPVFDPEPSWARSAIPDFAGHLWAPDLVQHNGSFYLYYSVSAFGKNTSAIGVTVTKTLDRSSPEYGWQDKGIVLQSVPGRDLWNAIDPAVVFDDEGTPWMSFGSFWDGLKIVKLDPSLTRLAEPQQWHSIARQARPAFTPDSQAGPGELEAPFIFKHGDYYYLFVSLGLCCRGQDSTYHLAVGRSASVTGPYLDKEGKDLDQGGGTVILKGNSAWPGLGHNSVYRFDGQDLLVFHAYEGADNGLQKLKIAPIQWQQGWPVIDPKALDSYQSVLEQ
- a CDS encoding MFS transporter, translated to MKNQKLSVLEKVGFGAGDMAVNVVMSSMMLIITFFYTDVFGLKATDVAVLFLVVRLIDAFTDPMMGMLTDRHTTRWGRYRPYFLFLSVPFGIAVFLTFSTPNWDYNAKLVWAYATYIFVTLMFTAVTIPYISIIGVLTDDPKERLSANGYRLFFAKVAAFLVTIVVPILAESWGGKAQLAAGYQAAMGLMALMACLLFLFCFFTTTERVQHQVERKPLSEQLATLLKNDQWLVLCAVCVVGTIGYVVRGSVAAYYAKYFLGGDATLMSMFLSTGVVAAILAMVASTWITKRYCKVKLFRVSQIAVGAISLVLYFAVGQGDVLLAFALYFLLSFVVDLHAPVFWSAIAEAVDYGQAKTGKRVSGLAFGGISFCQKAGMGIAGFLVGSLLTFFNYEPDQVQSGYTLNGLALMLTIIPGVFHFLMGLLMYRYRITDRFYQEIKKGVLTEAPQGAPVSQRQIINAK